The following proteins are co-located in the Opitutaceae bacterium genome:
- a CDS encoding ATP-binding cassette domain-containing protein has product MIEVNGLSRVFRTYKKRPGFWGGVVGLFNRKYEEIWAARDISFAIDEGEFVGFLGPNGAGKTTTLKMLAGLIYPTSGTANIAGFNPVRRDNTYRRIFSLVLGQKNQLWWDLPASESFTLLRHIYDIPAATYEQTLAELVSLLGVEKKLDVMVRELSLGERMKMELIAALLHKPRVLFLDEPTIGLDIISQKAVRSFLREYNRKHRVTILLTSHYMADIEELCERVIVIHKGAKVYDGSLSSLEGERKSRVRQVIFIPQDPTSVPPSWKSSFGETRRDAVTGKIVVQAKAESISRAIQEIMSTTPIADITIEEEPLENIIEKLFSQ; this is encoded by the coding sequence TTGATCGAGGTCAACGGACTGAGCCGCGTCTTTCGCACCTACAAGAAGCGCCCCGGCTTCTGGGGCGGCGTTGTCGGTCTGTTCAATCGCAAATACGAGGAAATCTGGGCCGCGCGCGACATCAGTTTCGCAATCGATGAGGGGGAGTTTGTGGGTTTCCTCGGCCCCAACGGAGCGGGCAAGACCACCACGCTCAAGATGCTGGCCGGTTTGATCTACCCAACCAGCGGCACCGCAAACATAGCGGGATTCAATCCTGTCAGGCGCGACAACACCTACCGGCGCATTTTCTCGCTCGTGCTCGGACAGAAGAACCAGCTCTGGTGGGACCTGCCGGCAAGCGAATCGTTCACCCTGTTGCGGCACATCTACGACATCCCGGCCGCCACGTACGAGCAAACGCTCGCAGAACTTGTCTCGCTGCTGGGCGTCGAGAAAAAACTGGATGTCATGGTTCGGGAACTTTCCCTCGGCGAACGCATGAAGATGGAGCTGATCGCCGCCCTGCTCCACAAGCCCCGTGTTCTGTTTCTCGACGAACCGACCATCGGCCTCGACATCATTTCTCAGAAGGCGGTCCGCTCCTTCCTTCGTGAATACAACAGGAAACACCGGGTGACCATCCTGCTGACCAGTCACTACATGGCGGATATCGAGGAGCTGTGTGAGCGTGTGATTGTCATCCACAAGGGCGCGAAGGTCTACGATGGAAGCCTCTCCAGCCTCGAAGGGGAGCGAAAATCACGCGTGCGGCAGGTGATCTTTATTCCGCAGGATCCGACGTCGGTGCCGCCATCATGGAAATCCTCGTTCGGCGAAACCCGCCGCGATGCCGTGACCGGAAAGATTGTCGTTCAGGCGAAGGCCGAATCCATTTCCCGCGCGATCCAGGAGATCATGTCCACGACACCGATCGCCGACATCACCATTGAGGAGGAGCCCCTCGAGAACATCATCGAAAAGCTCTTCTCCCAGTAG
- a CDS encoding sulfatase, which yields MNRLILLLAAIVLIPVANAAPARPPNIIIILADDMGYGDLGCYGAPTIRTPNLDRMAADGLRFTDFYSAAEVCTPSRAGLLTGRYPVRSGMVGARRVLFPDSTGGLPQEEITIARALKQRGYATAHLGKWHLGIHPGGRPGDHGFDYSFGLPYSNDMDRRTDVPSSASGSSNPPADGWMVPVYRNGEIVEKPADQTTLTRRYTEEAVKFIREHRKTPFFLYFAHTFPHVPLFASPAFKGKSRRGIYGDTIEEIDWSVGQVMAALRAQGLEKNTLVFFTSDNGPWLIMKQQGGSAGPLREGKGSTWEGGQRVPGIAWWPGRVAPGITGEPASGMDLFATALTLGGAPLPSDRVIDGRDISSLLFKRKTLPEHPYFFYRGGKLFACRLGQYKAHFFTQPSYGQPKAEAHEPPLLYDLGTDPGEQFDIAAAHPDVVEKIRAAVADHQRAMVPGKEQL from the coding sequence ATGAATCGCCTGATCCTGCTGCTCGCCGCCATCGTCCTGATTCCGGTCGCAAACGCCGCTCCCGCACGTCCGCCGAACATCATAATCATCCTTGCCGACGACATGGGATATGGCGACCTGGGATGCTACGGAGCGCCGACAATCCGCACACCGAATCTTGATCGCATGGCTGCGGACGGGCTGCGCTTCACTGATTTCTATTCGGCTGCTGAGGTGTGCACGCCGAGCCGCGCCGGACTTCTGACCGGGCGCTATCCGGTTCGCAGCGGCATGGTCGGTGCGCGACGGGTTCTGTTTCCCGACTCAACCGGCGGCCTGCCGCAGGAGGAGATCACGATTGCGCGTGCGCTGAAGCAGCGCGGGTATGCCACGGCGCATCTGGGCAAGTGGCATCTGGGCATCCATCCCGGCGGGCGGCCGGGTGATCATGGATTCGACTATTCGTTCGGGCTTCCCTATTCGAACGACATGGACCGGCGTACCGACGTGCCATCCAGCGCATCGGGTTCATCCAATCCGCCCGCGGATGGCTGGATGGTGCCGGTTTACCGCAATGGTGAGATTGTCGAAAAGCCCGCGGACCAGACGACGCTGACGCGTCGCTACACGGAAGAGGCGGTGAAATTCATTCGTGAACACAGGAAGACTCCGTTCTTTCTGTATTTTGCGCACACGTTTCCGCATGTGCCGTTGTTTGCGTCGCCGGCGTTCAAGGGAAAAAGCCGTCGCGGCATCTATGGGGACACAATCGAGGAGATCGACTGGAGCGTGGGGCAGGTGATGGCAGCTCTGCGTGCGCAGGGATTGGAGAAGAACACGCTGGTCTTCTTCACCAGCGACAACGGCCCCTGGCTCATCATGAAGCAGCAAGGCGGCAGCGCCGGACCATTGCGGGAAGGCAAGGGCAGCACCTGGGAGGGAGGCCAGCGTGTTCCAGGAATCGCCTGGTGGCCGGGAAGAGTTGCGCCGGGCATCACTGGTGAACCGGCGAGCGGGATGGACCTGTTTGCGACAGCGCTCACGTTGGGAGGTGCACCGCTTCCCTCGGATCGGGTGATCGACGGCCGGGATATTTCGTCACTGCTGTTCAAGCGAAAGACACTGCCGGAACATCCCTATTTCTTTTATCGCGGCGGCAAGCTGTTTGCCTGTCGGCTTGGGCAGTACAAGGCGCACTTCTTCACGCAGCCGTCATACGGGCAGCCGAAAGCGGAGGCGCATGAACCACCCCTGCTTTATGATCTGGGCACGGATCCGGGAGAGCAGTTCGACATCGCCGCCGCTCATCCGGATGTTGTGGAGAAGATCCGCGCCGCGGTGGCGGATCACCAGCGCGCGATGGTGCCCGGCAAGGAGCAGCTCTGA
- a CDS encoding MFS transporter, translated as MESDSEQRAADNLTAIAAGRFSARDRKRVLIILLLAIFMSLIDVSIVNVALPSIQHALGATLSDLQWVLSGYALTFGVVLVAAGRAGDIMGRGGIFLIGVVIFTLSSVAAGMAPNADWLNGARFVQGVGSGILNPQGVGMIQEFFRGDERARAFGHLGTTVGFSVAVGPVLGGFLIHLGGPEMGWRLTFLVNLPIGILIVILGLLWFPKPLIQDGVQSRRNGAARAGALLRSLDPMGSLLLCLAVLAILFPFVESRASPLTWMLLPAGIVLCFLWVKWERRHARRGLSPMVDLNIFLTPSFANGATIMTLCFLGMSSIWVLVMLYVQEGSGKSALEAGTFGIPAALLSAYSAHWSGRRVMRHGRRIVIGGLWLAVFGLASTAAIMLLHAAGLLNVWWLMASLAFIGLAQGSIISPNQALTLNEVPVEYAGSSGAVMQTGQRIGTSVGIAIITAIVFGMLAVSNWATAVATGFGAIILVVFAALGFAYKDQRDRLKNGQREHGSIVPSLAPPTLD; from the coding sequence ATGGAAAGCGATTCGGAGCAGCGAGCGGCGGACAATTTGACAGCAATCGCTGCGGGCCGGTTCTCGGCAAGGGATCGGAAACGGGTTCTGATCATTCTGCTCCTTGCGATCTTCATGTCGCTGATCGACGTCAGCATCGTCAATGTCGCCCTGCCTTCGATCCAGCATGCGCTGGGGGCGACGCTGTCGGATCTGCAATGGGTGCTGTCGGGCTATGCGCTGACGTTTGGAGTGGTGCTGGTGGCGGCGGGGAGGGCCGGGGACATCATGGGCCGCGGAGGGATTTTTCTCATCGGTGTCGTCATTTTCACCCTGTCCTCCGTGGCGGCAGGCATGGCGCCGAATGCCGACTGGCTGAATGGTGCCCGCTTTGTGCAGGGTGTGGGCTCGGGCATTCTGAATCCCCAGGGAGTCGGCATGATTCAGGAGTTCTTTCGCGGGGATGAACGTGCCCGTGCCTTTGGCCATCTCGGCACGACGGTTGGGTTTTCCGTGGCCGTCGGGCCGGTTCTCGGAGGATTTCTCATCCATCTTGGCGGACCGGAAATGGGGTGGAGGCTGACGTTTCTGGTCAACCTTCCGATCGGCATCCTGATTGTGATTCTGGGACTGCTTTGGTTTCCAAAGCCCTTGATCCAGGATGGGGTCCAATCCCGGCGGAACGGCGCGGCGCGGGCCGGCGCATTGTTGCGCTCGCTCGATCCGATGGGTTCGCTGCTGCTTTGCCTCGCGGTGCTTGCGATCCTCTTTCCGTTTGTTGAGTCCCGCGCGTCACCACTGACCTGGATGCTTCTTCCCGCGGGCATTGTGCTGTGCTTCCTCTGGGTGAAATGGGAGAGGCGTCATGCGCGGCGCGGCCTCAGCCCCATGGTTGATTTGAATATTTTCCTGACGCCGAGTTTTGCCAATGGAGCGACGATCATGACGCTGTGTTTTCTCGGCATGTCGAGCATCTGGGTGCTCGTCATGCTCTATGTGCAGGAAGGCAGCGGCAAATCGGCGCTCGAGGCGGGCACGTTTGGCATTCCGGCGGCGCTGCTTTCCGCGTATTCGGCGCACTGGTCGGGCAGGCGCGTCATGCGGCATGGACGCAGGATTGTCATTGGCGGCCTGTGGCTGGCCGTCTTCGGGCTGGCTTCAACCGCAGCCATCATGCTTCTGCATGCCGCAGGACTTCTGAATGTCTGGTGGCTCATGGCCTCGCTTGCGTTCATTGGACTCGCGCAGGGATCGATCATCAGCCCGAATCAGGCGCTGACGCTGAACGAGGTTCCCGTGGAATATGCCGGGAGTTCAGGTGCCGTTATGCAGACGGGACAGCGCATCGGGACGTCGGTGGGCATTGCGATCATCACGGCAATTGTCTTCGGCATGCTCGCGGTTTCGAACTGGGCGACTGCGGTGGCGACGGGATTCGGCGCCATCATCCTGGTGGTGTTCGCCGCACTTGGATTTGCGTACAAGGACCAGCGCGATCGATTGAAGAACGGCCAGCGTGAACATGGCTCGATCGTGCCGTCGCTGGCGCCGCCGACGCTTGATTAG